The Mucilaginibacter yixingensis genome window below encodes:
- the uxaC gene encoding glucuronate isomerase, whose amino-acid sequence MKKFLDENFLLQTETAKTLYHEYAKQMPIIDYHCHLPPDQIAANGNFKNLTQIWLYGDHYKWRAMRTNGVNEKYITGNAGDFEKFEQWAATVPYTMRNPLYHWTHLELQRYFGVNDILSPSTAKSIYDQCTEQLQTPDFTVRALLTKMNVRVVGTTDDPLDTLEYHKQIAADGFEVKILPSFRPDKAMNSDDVAGLNAYIDKLEAITNTSISNLDEYLAALKTRHDYFAANGCSVSDHGLEQIYAEDYTEAEIKAIFAKIRSNAAISHEENLKFKSALLFEFALWDHEKGWVQQYHLGALRNNNARMLSQLGPDTGWDSIGDFSQARMLSKFLNRLDTQDKLAKTILYNLNPADNELMATMIGNFNDGSVAGKVQFGSGWWFLDQKDGMIKQMNALSNMGLLSRLVGMLTDSRSFLSYPRHEYFRRLLCNLFGDDVENGELPNDIQWIGKLVQDICYNNASNYFGWK is encoded by the coding sequence ATGAAAAAGTTCCTGGATGAAAATTTTTTATTGCAGACCGAAACAGCAAAAACGCTGTACCACGAGTATGCAAAGCAAATGCCTATTATTGACTACCACTGCCATTTGCCGCCCGACCAGATAGCTGCCAACGGTAACTTTAAAAACCTTACCCAGATTTGGCTTTACGGCGACCATTACAAATGGCGTGCGATGCGTACCAATGGCGTGAACGAGAAATATATTACCGGTAACGCCGGCGATTTTGAGAAATTTGAACAATGGGCTGCTACCGTGCCATACACCATGCGTAACCCACTGTACCACTGGACTCACCTGGAATTACAGCGCTATTTTGGCGTGAACGACATTCTGTCGCCAAGCACTGCTAAAAGCATCTATGACCAGTGTACCGAGCAACTGCAAACACCAGATTTTACCGTGCGTGCCCTGCTAACTAAAATGAACGTAAGGGTTGTGGGTACTACTGATGATCCGCTGGATACCCTGGAATACCACAAGCAAATTGCTGCCGATGGTTTTGAAGTGAAAATTCTGCCGTCATTCCGTCCGGACAAAGCAATGAACAGTGATGACGTTGCCGGTCTGAACGCTTACATTGACAAACTGGAAGCCATTACCAACACCAGCATCAGCAACCTGGATGAATATCTGGCTGCCCTGAAAACCCGTCATGATTACTTTGCGGCCAACGGCTGTTCTGTATCAGACCACGGTTTGGAGCAGATCTATGCTGAGGATTATACCGAAGCCGAGATCAAAGCTATCTTCGCCAAGATCCGCAGCAACGCGGCTATCAGCCACGAAGAAAACCTGAAATTTAAATCGGCCTTATTATTTGAATTTGCCCTTTGGGATCATGAAAAAGGCTGGGTGCAGCAATACCACCTGGGTGCGCTGCGCAACAACAACGCCCGTATGCTATCGCAATTAGGTCCCGATACTGGTTGGGATTCAATCGGCGACTTTAGCCAGGCCCGTATGCTGTCAAAATTCCTGAACCGTTTGGATACTCAGGATAAACTGGCAAAAACCATCCTTTACAACCTGAACCCTGCCGATAACGAGCTGATGGCTACCATGATTGGTAACTTTAACGATGGCTCTGTAGCCGGTAAAGTACAATTTGGTTCTGGCTGGTGGTTCCTGGATCAGAAAGATGGCATGATTAAACAAATGAACGCACTGAGCAATATGGGCTTACTGAGCCGCCTGGTTGGTATGTTAACAGACTCTCGCAGCTTCTTGTCATACCCACGCCACGAGTACTTCCGTCGCCTGCTGTGTAACCTTTTTGGTGATGACGTTGAAAACGGCGAACTGCCAAACGATATCCAATGGATTGGTAAACTGGTGCAGGATATCTGCTACAACAACGCCAGCAATTATTTCGGCTGGAAGTAA
- a CDS encoding DUF3347 domain-containing protein — protein sequence MKALKLGLLALFITTAGFAGNRKAIIIGPAMDGLIKSYLGIKDALAGDDAKAASNQARLFTAAIKVLDASTMDDDKKAIWAKYSEKLRYNGEHIGEVQNLKHQREHFAKLSDDMYNVVKGMKTNDFTLYRQYCPMKKAYWLSMTTSIANPYYGKNMPDCGQVRETLQKQ from the coding sequence ATGAAAGCATTGAAATTAGGATTACTGGCGTTATTTATAACTACCGCGGGTTTTGCGGGCAATAGAAAAGCCATCATTATCGGTCCGGCGATGGACGGGCTGATCAAATCATACTTGGGCATTAAAGATGCGCTGGCCGGTGATGACGCCAAAGCGGCCTCCAATCAGGCACGTTTGTTTACAGCTGCTATCAAGGTGCTGGATGCCTCTACTATGGATGATGACAAGAAGGCCATCTGGGCAAAATATTCAGAAAAGCTGCGCTACAATGGCGAACACATTGGCGAGGTACAAAACCTTAAACATCAGCGTGAGCATTTTGCCAAATTGTCTGACGATATGTATAACGTGGTGAAAGGCATGAAGACCAACGATTTTACCCTCTACCGCCAATATTGCCCCATGAAGAAGGCTTACTGGCTGAGTATGACCACCAGCATCGCTAATCCGTACTATGGCAAAAATATGCCTGATTGCGGGCAGGTGAGAGAGACGTTGCAAAAGCAGTAA